From Epinephelus lanceolatus isolate andai-2023 chromosome 2, ASM4190304v1, whole genome shotgun sequence, one genomic window encodes:
- the LOC117252379 gene encoding arylamine N-acetyltransferase, pineal gland isozyme NAT-10-like, translating to MKGKINLEEYLERIGFHSSFDKPDLATLKLIHKLHVMSIPFENLSIHCGERITMDLEVIFNKIVRSSRGGWCFENNFLFGWVLKEMGYDTMTLSSTVFNNVLNSFDPTETHLINKVIIDGKAYIADVSFGMTSQMWEPLELVSAKDQPQAAGVFRLIDKGDIWVLEKTGRKPEILNPDFAKSSLVDWLVTKPIYYFTLVPREVDHFLETNHTLQTDPASLFIRKSICSLQTPTGFRALLGWTYSEVTYKPEEGVDVFDMRNIRDDEIEQILREKFNVKLQNKLQPANNKACLTL from the exons ATGAAAG GCAAAATTAATCTGGAGGAATACTTGGAAAGAATTGGTTTCCATAGCTCTTTTGATAAGCCAGATCTTGCAACACTGAAGCTGATTCACAAACTGCACGTCATGTCAATTCCTTTTGAGAACCTCAGCATTCACTGTGGTGAGAGGATCACCATGGACCTTGAGGTCATTTTCAACAAGATAGTGAGGAGCAGCCGTGGCGGTTGGTGCTTTGAGAACAACTTCCTTTTTGGCTGGGTACTGAAGGAAATGGGCTACGACACTATGACGCTGAGCTCCACCGTTTTCAACAATGTCCTTAATTCTTTTGACCCCACTGAAACTCATCTCATCAACAAGGTCATCATTGATGGAAAAGCTTATATAGCAGATGTAAGCTTTGGGATGACTTCCCAGATGTGGGAGCCCCTGGAGCTTGTCTCTGCAAAGGACCAACCTCAGGCAGCAGGTGTCTTTCGCCTCATAGACAAGGGGGACATCTGGGTGCTGGAGAAAACTGGTAGAAAGCCAGAGATTCTCAATCCAGACTTTGCAAAATCAAGCCTGGTGGACTGGCTGGTAACAAAGCCGATCTACTACTTCACCTTGGTGCCTCGTGAGGTTGATCATTTCTTGGAGACAAACCACACACTCCAGACAGATCCTGCTTCACTGTTCATCAGGAAGTCCATCTGCTCTTTGCAGACACCAACAGGATTCAGAGCCCTTCTTGGCTGGACCTACAGTGAGGTCACCTACAAACCTGAGGAAGGTGTTGATGTCTTTGACATGAGGAACATAAGAGATGATGAGATAGAGCAAATTCTGAGGGAAAAATTCAATGTAAAGCTGCAGAACAAACTGCAGCCTGCAAACAACAAAGCATGCTTAACACTCTAA